From the genome of Plasmodium malariae genome assembly, chromosome: 9, one region includes:
- the PmUG01_09053200 gene encoding mitochondrial large subunit ribosomal protein, putative translates to MNWYLMYKNRNTRGKTSLTSFFFLNKRGVLQSKFQKKNDTSYNVPFKVSRTTSGNLPVYPKIRRHGTIVTTVVRHIYGDIKVFKEHLRNICEAPVREHIGYVEVKGLHTLKIKQWLQHMGF, encoded by the exons ATGAATTGGTACTTAATGTACAAAAACAGAAATACTAGAGGAAAAACAAGTTTGacgagttttttttttttaaataaaagggGAGTACTCCAAtcaaaatttcaaaaaaaaaatgatacgTCTTACAATGTTCCGTTTAAA GTAAGTAGAACAACCTCCGGAAATTTACCCGTTTACCCCAAGATAAGAAGACATGGTACAATAGTCACAACAGTTGTTCGTCACATTTACGGGGACATAAAG GTATTCAAGGAGCACTTAAGGAACATATGCGAAGCACCCGTTAGGGAGCACATAGGGTACGTGGAAGTGAAAGGGCTGcatacattaaaaattaagcaGTGGTTGCAACATATGGGATTTTGA
- the PmUG01_09053000 gene encoding carbohydrate kinase, putative — translation MLRPYTHLLYKKLYDVRGYIIPELTENDYKGCSGKMCVIGGSEIYSGAPFLAAMSTLKLGADLCFVITAKENSIPLKCYSPELIVYPYLYNKKSGIINIEHSDLKNCTEYLMNRIDCCVIGPGLGTIDEISKECLLFIIKKFIQKNIFLILDADIIEFIIINKDIFSQIKNYEQCIFTPNKNEFRKMLSHLTDHKNINFEQLSCNQIISFAHEIIQIFNGPKILVKGFHDIFISKSFYFVSFIKNPSLKRLGGLGDIMTGLLAVFHAWGSKKKNKLSPILSEVFNIDTVGSYNECLDALSAFNASYFLKVLCKDGFNKYHRGALASDIMNSIPHHFYNIYS, via the exons ATGTTACGTCCATATACACACCTACTGT ACAAAAAGCTGTACGATGTAAGAGGGTACATCATACCAGAGTTGACGGAGAACGACTATAAAGGATGTAGTGGGAAAATGTGCGTTATCGGAGGAAGTGAAATATATAGCGGAGCTCCGTTTTTAGCTGCCATGAGTACATTAAAATTAGGGGCAGACTTGTGCTTTGTTATAACAGCGAAAGAGAATAGTATTCCTTTAAAATGCTATAGCCCTGAATTAATTGTATACCCTTACTTATATAACAAGAAATCGGGCATAATAAATATCGAACACAgcgatttaaaaaattgtactgaatatttaatgaatagAATTGATTGCTGTGTTATTGGCCCAGGTCTAGGTACCATTGATGAAATAAGTAAAGAATGTctgctttttattataaaaaaatttatacaaaaaaatatatttttaattttggaTGCTGATATAAtagaatttattattataaataaggatatatttagtcaaattaaaaattatgaacagtgCATATTTACaccaaataaaaatgaattcaGAAAAATGCTTTCCCATTTAACTGatcacaaaaatataaatttcgaGCAACTCAGTTGTAatcaaattatttcttttgctCATGAAATAATACAGATATTTAATGGACCAAAAATATTAGTTAAAGGTTTTCATGACATATTTATTTCGAAAagtttttatttcgtttcatttattaaaaaccCTTCTTTAAAAAGGTTGGGGGGGCTTGGCGATATAATG ACTGGATTATTGGCTGTTTTTCATGCCTGGggatcaaaaaaaaaaaataaattatcacCCATACTTAGCGAAGTTTTTAATATTGACACGGTGGGCAGTTACAATGAATGCTTAGATGCGCTTTCCGCTTTTAATGCGAGTTATTTTCTCAAAGTTTTGTGCAAAGACGGTTTCAATAAATACCATAGGGGGGCATTAGCTTCTGATATTATGAACAGTATACCTCACCACTTTTACAATATCTACAGTTAG
- the PmUG01_09052800 gene encoding conserved Plasmodium protein, unknown function — translation MIVNANFTANEVSIEHICKLIGKEDVENISADEQKKIISFILNFYKTCKSFTIKEIENLKNFLKLVINKFKEGKNSFFEDLLLINFENASSSFINAKVNDDTSSYTDNVRQYFLSIFDLSVYLKGRESRPHHIIRAVVNYLRLFLLNALKMIRSNYCAKFYCQIISEGNILETLNNFYSNNEIADMVIIYCFLLLTGHKEFDKDVIKCRILKEFTSPLISSNVITKNYYLILQILINLISRNGKNMKFLINNDEVVLLNNIVEKIYNHVKKGIFDFTCVNLLKLFAYLIEGRSNIIDSLLTASGNEHLTRYEQKQEERKKQQKEQPTQDLYISFFENTNKIVDCVECLIKADKICNVIKDKGDLFYDFLCILFCVLKRILDVILSLRVSKIGKSESDIYSIEREKKEINEQREELLIRSILNLSLNFLVHNSYVLPGEKKMLHLLCMDLVIGVSSSYYSELLNHKNVLVRVIAEMDKVKERGDEYNNYLYVKFFEIIFYMSVHNEQVCKEYFNKEFILQVENKIYQLDKIRNSEDLKEREGMNSLKIYYFGIIYIYIKLNLEIKEKDFLVPFVNYVILKELTEKSFLLQNELYYLLFLQFLNISFLCNLYDFKKFVQNDSFVDLMKVCRGSTLRVKTSILNLLLRWLERKDFSDTLKWHVRKNKLIFTILFEYWRVVQATEEGTDLPSLDAPEEYNNERYMIYEIFKILTNNFTKYLNYFCENDEILNIFKCIILFEEKNILGIYASIDEQIEVLESDKSKLRNKIKLYNEKIEHIERRLLTIVELNYEKEVKDLESYYNSVRGQR, via the exons ATGATTGTAAATGCAAACTTTACTGCTAATGAAGTAAGTATAGAACATATATGCAAGCTTATTGGAAAAGAGGATGTTGAAAATATATCGGCtgatgaacaaaaaaaaataattagttttattttaaatttttataaaacatgTAAATCATTTACAATTAAggaaatagaaaatttaaaaaattttttaaaattagtaataaACAAGTTTAAAGAGGgtaaaaattcattttttgaaGACTTACTGTtgataaattttgaaaatgcGTCTAGTTCTTTCATAAATGCAAAAGTAAATGATGATACGTCTTCATACACTGATAATGTCAGACAATACTTCCTTTCTATTTTCGACTTAAGTGTATATTTGAAGGGAAGGGAAAGCAGACCTCACCATATAATTAGGGCCGTAGTGAATTACTTGCGCCTTTTTTTACTGAACGCGTTAAA GATGATAAGATCTAACTACTGTGCGAAATTTTATTGTCAAATCATATCAGAAGGTAATATTTTGGAGAcgttaaataatttttattcaaataatgaaatagcTGACATGGTCATTATATATTgctttcttttattaacgGGTCATAAAGAATTCGACAAAGACGTTATAAAATGTAGAATTTTGAAAGAGTTTACTTCTCCACTTATAAGTAGTAATGTAATTACAAAGAACTATTATTTAATACTTCAAATACTAATAAATCTTATCTcaagaaatggaaaaaatatgaaatttttaataaacaatGATGAAGTAGTACTACTTAACAACAttgtagaaaaaatatacaaccACGTAAAAAAGGGTATTTTCGACTTTACTTGTGTTAATTTGTTGAAATTGTTTGCTTATCTAATAGAAGGAAGAAGTAACATCATTGATTCGTTACTGACTGCTTCTGGGAATGAACACTTAACACGTTATGAGCAGAAGCAAGAGGAAAGGAAAAAGCAGCAAAAGGAGCAGCCTACGCAGGATCTTTACATATCCTTTTTCGagaatacaaataaaatagttgATTGCGTAGAGTGTCTAATTAAAGCTGATAAAATATGCAACGTTATAAAGGATAAAGGAGATCTTTTTTATGACTTCCtttgcattttattttgcgttttaaaaagaattttggACGTTATCCTTAGTCTAAGGGTGAGTAAAATTGGAAAAAGTGAATCagatatatattctattgaaagggaaaaaaaggaaataaacgAACAAAGGGAGGAGCTTCTCATAAGGagcattttaaatttatcattaaattttttggtTCACAATAGTTATGTCCTTCCAG gagagaaaaaaatgctGCACTTACTGTGTATGGACCTGGTCATCGGGGTAAGCAGCAGTTACTACTCTGAACTTTTGAACCACAAAAATGTACTTGTAAGAGTGATAGCCGAAATGGATAAGGTCAAAGAAAGGGGAGATGAATATAACAACTATTTATacgtaaaattttttgaaataatattttacatgaGTGTTCATAACGAACAAGTGTGCaaggaatattttaataaagaattCATCTTACAagtagaaaataaaatttatcaattggacaaaataagaaattcTGAAGATTTAAAAGAGAGAGAAGGAATGAATtcattaaagatatattattttggaataatatatatatacataaaattaaatttagagataaaggaaaaagatTTTCTTGTCCCGTTTGTTAACTAcgttatattaaaagaattaacaGAGAAGTCTTTTTTACttcaaaatgaattatattatttactatttttgcaatttttaaatatatcatttttatgtaatttgtACGATTTTAAAAAGTTCGTTCAAAACGATTCATTTGTAGACCTGATGAAGGTCTGTAGGGGAAGTACCCTTCGCGTTAAGACATCG ATATTAAACCTCCTGTTACGATGGCTCGAAAGAAAAGACTTCTCAGATACGTTAAAATGGCATGTACGGAAAAACAAACtaatatttactattttatttgaatattgGAGAGTAGTACAAGCGACGGAGGAGGGAACTGACCTACCAAGTTTAGATGCCCCTGAGGAGTATAAC AATGAGAGATATATGATATAtgaaattttcaaaatattgacgaacaattttacaaaatatctTAATTACTTTTgtgaaaatgatgaaatattaaatatattcaaatgtataatactttttgaagaaaaaaatatacttggCATATATGCAAGTATTGACGAACAGATTGAAG TTCTAGAAAGCGACAAAAGTAAActtagaaataaaataaaattgtacaatgaaaaaatagaacatATCGAAAGACGGCTTCTAACAATAGTTgaattaaattatgaaaaagaagtaaaGGACTTAGAGAGTTACTACAATTCTGTTCGGGGGCAACGATAA
- the PmUG01_09052900 gene encoding conserved Plasmodium protein, unknown function gives MVERNVEDEGIKQRRNVNEEENKKGKCNINLVRKELEQEKEKYDCTLVENAEEGFKKRYTKKKKKKKKNCFLFFINKNIWNNESCGEGILSFIIFLFIFYIVQRRFYRKSEECRSVRKNEPTNGNGSGISIIHSVVGKHFKRYFWNNSDEEDFPFEAEEFIYVPNEKRHNTIHLKKVAGSERVDNNFLSVYSENVKYLRQTNINYSLHQRTLSTECYVYFRSFLKEAISPHSLTKAIKIDKEYIYPWDVITQDDVEKIIENARFYGFLFTWFKNHRKAQKVDKVILKKDMPVLSPWFVQRPDIYTHFYKRNEQNEPNFYGVHYTWLGHATGLVVVDGFKILVDPVFKIELLSLKGITRSLINWINIKIMGGLGERISRSPCNISNLPDDLHAVFVSHNHNDHIMEEDVRILCKLKKFKHVMWYVPEGTANFFLQEGCKAANIFELSWGDERWISCWISHKQFHCKDGIWKSKKQEQEKEVFKYKIIYAPTLHWSGREDNHSDLNQTLWGSLILKGPKHRFYFSGDTAYLKEDFEEFKKIGRLHGPFHLAAIAIGAYEPNNTLKYHHVHPWESVKIWRDIRAETAIGVHWGTFRLSAEEFMQPRDDLEAALLGVGLYTLRNFNLPFERRKMEIMKKYFIKSDREEENDNEDDLEDLKEYFYPPSNVDLHEYTDSFHSLFSNNLNLFYSDIDKNYVKHMYQQRKLYTSTYNRYKRALILKNSKKLPKCWKKLLLNLSIRFQTIPIGGSIEVISKGYYISMTRSAEHSSTIYEHYTFPKWYKDKENEETLNQQSFAYEDLMNFHIVN, from the coding sequence ATGGTTGAAAGGAACGTAGAGGATGAAGGGATAAAACAAAGGAGGAATGTAAATGAGGAGGAGAATAAGAAGGGAAAATGTAATATCAATTTAGTGCGGAAAGAGTTGGAGCAGGAGAAGGAAAAGTATGACTGCACTTTGGTGGAGAACGCGGAGGAgggttttaaaaaaagatatacgaagaaaaaaaaaaaaaaaaaaaaaaattgtttcttattttttataaataagaatatatggAATAATGAAAGTTGTGGGGAGGGCATTTTatcctttattattttcctattcattttttatattgtacaGAGGAGGTTTTACAGGAAGAGTGAGGAATGTAGAAGTGTCCGTAAGAATGAACCCACCAATGGAAATGGAAGCGGTATAAGCATTATACATAGTGTAGTGGGTAAACACTTTAAGCGGTATTTTTGGAACAACTCAGATGAAGAAGATTTTCCTTTTGAGGCTGAGGAATTCATTTATGTACCGAATGAAAAAAGACATAATacaatacatttaaaaaaggtAGCTGGAAGTGAAAGAGTtgataataatttcttaagTGTATATTCAGagaatgtaaaatatttgagacagacaaatataaattattcattaCATCAAAGAACATTATCTACAGAATGTTATGTATACTTTAGgagttttttaaaagaagCTATATCACCGCATAGCTTAACGAAAGCTATAAAAATTGACaaggaatatatttatccGTGGGATGTAATAACTCAAGATGATGTAGAGAAGATCATTGAAAACGCACGTTTTTAtggttttttatttacatggTTTAAGAATCATAGGAAAGCACAAAAAGTGGATaaagtaattttaaaaaaagatatgccTGTTTTATCTCCTTGGTTTGTTCAAAGAccagatatatatacacatttttataaaaggaATGAACAGAATGAACCAAATTTTTATGGTGTCCATTATACTTGGTTGGGTCATGCAACAGGTTTAGTTGTAGTAGATGGATTCAAAATATTAGTTGATCctgtttttaaaattgaatTGTTAAGTCTTAAAGGTATAACTAGATCTTTAATAAATTggattaatataaaaattatgggAGGACTAGGTGAAAGAATATCAAGATCCCCATGTAACATATCAAATTTACCTGATGATTTACATGCAGTATTTGTTTCACATAATCATAATGATCATATAATGGAAGAAGATGTACgaattttatgtaaattaaaaaagtttaagCATGTTATGTGGTATGTCCCTGAAGGAACAGCTAACTTTTTTCTTCAAGAGGGTTGTAAGGCAGCTAACATTTTTGAATTATCATGGGGGGATGAAAGATGGATATCTTGTTGGATATCGCATAAGCAATTTCATTGTAAAGATGGTATATggaaaagtaaaaaacaagaacaagaaaaagaagtttttaaatataaaattatttatgcaCCTACATTACATTGGTCAGGAAGAGAAGATAATCATAGTGATCTTAATCAAACTCTATGGGgatcattaatattaaaaggaCCAAAACAtcgattttatttttctggTGATACAGCATATTTAAAGGAAGATTTtgaagaatttaaaaaaattggaagGTTGCATGGACCTTTTCATTTAGCTGCTATTGCAATTGGAGCATATGAACCAAATAATACGTTAAAATATCATCATGTACATCCATGGGAGTCTGTAAAGATATGGAGAGATATAAGGGCTGAAACAGCTATAGGTGTTCATTGGGGAACTTTTCGCTTATCAGCTGAAGAGTTTATGCAACCAAGAGATGATTTAGAAGCTGCTTTGTTAGGTGTTGGTTTGTATACcttaagaaattttaatttaccctttgaaagaagaaaaatggaaattatgaaaaaatactttATTAAAAGTGATagagaagaagaaaatgatAATGAAGATGATTTGGAagatttaaaagaatatttttatcctcCAAGTAATGTAGATTTACATGAATATACGGATAGTTTTCATTcccttttttcaaataatttaaatttattttatagtgacattgataaaaattatgttaagCATATGTATCAACAAAGGAAATTATACACATCAACATATAATCGATATAAGAGagctttaattttaaaaaattccaAGAAATTACCAAAATGCTGGAAAAAGTTGCTATTGAATTTGTCTATTCGATTTCAAACAATACCAATTGGTGGTTCAATTGAAGTAATTTCCAAGGGATATTACATATCAATGACCAGATCAGCTGAACATAGTTCTACAATATATGAGCATTACACTTTCCCTAAATGGTATAAAGACAAAGAGAATGAGGAGACTCTCAACCAGCAGTCCTTTGCCTACGAGGACTTGATGAATTTTCACATCGTCAATTAG
- the RPS21 gene encoding 40S ribosomal protein S21, putative, with the protein MFNDQKVLVDIYIPRKCSATSRLIPAKEHGAVQINIGMVRGRKCEKVDKKGVFNGETETFAIAGHVRQKGESDACLNRLLHEKKMLSFSN; encoded by the exons ATGTTTAATGACCAGAAAGTGTTAGTCGACATTTATATCCCGAGAAAATGCTCAGCTACATCAAGACTCATTCCAGCTAAGGAACATGGAGCTGTTCAAATAAACATTGGAATGGTAAGGGGTAGAAAATGTGAAAAG GTTGATAAGAAAGGAGTTTTTAACGGAGAAACCGAAACTTTCGCGATTGCTGGACATGTCAGACAAAAGGGAGAATCAGATGCTTGTTTGAACAGACTTTTAcatgaaaagaaaatgttGTCCTTTTCAAATTGA
- the PmUG01_09053300 gene encoding conserved Plasmodium protein, unknown function, giving the protein MNNSDEEKNVKGGVAQVPSPSSVSSDNSSGSYYKNKFRFKKNSIEIKKKSLLKNKLKSDDMQTIIKKVPTRSNTKNKTIQDMGEIFCLVNNKENKQKENEQMNEKTEIKSVRCNKTKGVKNHKKSVLFLKGKPVQKDSKNKVNIGEQQLGEEKYGKTDSEEETEEKHTDHGQVPNNDNGVNVEETHNDETPPNNRLHKKHKQKNEKREDKNVSMNSDKNKTYGTTYIKYEKEKKKQQIISKDGKKCIQNSLHNSNENIKVLNSSNEVVKSNEKPRILMINEKQTNRQIIKKELSQSSNYVSPLELIKKHGRLNNNNNCKNNNINCKNNNNNCKNNNNNCKNNNNNCKNNNNNCNNNNENNNNNNVLNYFINRIEEIFLSNSQEIENIRNDFSSLKKDLNNISTLMNMGHKAVASLK; this is encoded by the exons ATGAACAACTCCGATGAGGAAAAAAACGTGAAGGGGGGGGTGGCACAAGTGCCATCCCCATCGTCAGTGTCATCAGACAATTCAAGCGGttcttattataaaaacaaatttcgTTTCAAAAAGAATTCGatcgaaataaaaaaaaaaagtttactaaaaaataagttaaagAGTGACGATATGCAaacaataattaaaaaggttCCTACTCGGAGTaatacgaaaaataaaactatcCAAGATATGGGTGAAATATTCTGTcttgttaataataaagaaaataaacaaaaagaaaacgaACAAATGAATGAGAaaacagaaataaaaagTGTAAGATGTAACAAAACAAAGGGTGTCaaaaatcataaaaagagtgtgctatttttaaaaggaaaaccTGTACAAAAGGACTCAAAGAACAAGGTCAATATCGGGGAACAGCAGTTAGGGGAAGAAAAATATGGTAAAACAGACAGCGAAGAAGAGACGGAAGAGAAACATACTGACCATGGACAAGTTCCTAACAATGATAATGGCGTGAACGTTGAGGAGACTCATAACGACGAGACTCCACCAAACAACAGGCTTCACAAGAAACACAAGCAGAAAAACGAAAAACGTGAAGACAAGAACGTATCAATGAATAGTGATAAGAACAAAACATATGGAACAActtacataaaatatgaaaaagaaaaaaaaaaacagcaGATAATTAGCAAAGACGGAAAAAAGTGCATCCAAAATAGCTTACATAACAGTAATGAGAATATTAAAGTTTTAAACTCTTCAAATGAAGTTGTAAAAAGCAATGAAAAACCACGAATTCTCAtgataaatgaaaaacaaacaaacagaCAAATAATCAAGAAAGAATTAAGTCAATCATCTAATTACGTATCGCCCCTGGAGCTAATTAAAAAGCACGGAAGACTG aataacaataataactgtaagaataataatattaactgtaagaataacaataataactgtaagaataacaataataactgtaagaataacaataataactgtaagaataacaataataactgtaataataacaatgagaacaacaataacaataacgtGCTTAACTACttt aTAAACCGCATTGAAGAAATATTCCTAAGCAATAGTCaagaaattgaaaatattcgAAACGACTTTTCCTCTTTGAAAAAGGACCTCAATAACATTAGCACCTTGATGAACATGGGCCATAAGGCCGTTGCttctttaaaatga
- the PmUG01_09052700 gene encoding conserved Plasmodium protein, unknown function, translating into MGTFSEPTCECTEGASQIRGTPSSKTLTNTLNDTLTNTLNDTLTNTLKDTLTNTLNDTLTNTLNDMLTNTLTDTFTDALSSEFAIRENEGWGIPCKDTHNSNKLPTTERIKTNEITTTICINSKKEDEKGKEKNLHIKKNSIDFDNFNQSIFSINLNERNEEEKNKKNGKDDYQRTDNIDNERSNYTDGNDVEEDPGESHPDSYSIHGTLVTHNEHIKLTKRGESGKSGESGKSGKSGEPDEPDEPDQNDCYAIKRKKGKEAHHLDDHSEDSSGYLLDDVSNILKKKSNEKMEKKNRSTYIFQHKKRIKDRKTQKQKGKKNNPLKPNFLKINKTSKDNIKRASVATIMLENFSNSEMDYSSGFSCDSERINSNEY; encoded by the coding sequence ATGGGAACATTTAGTGAGCCCACCTGTGAATGTACAGAAGGAGCATCTCAAATCAGAGGAACTCCATCGAGCAAAACGTTGACTAATACATTGAATGATACGTTGACTAATACATTGAATGATACGTTGACTAATACATTGAAAGATACGTTGACTAATACATTGAATGATACGTTGACTAATACATTGAATGATATGTTAACTAATACATTGACTGATACGTTTACTGACGCGTTGAGCAGCGAATTCGCTATTCGTGAAAACGAGGGGTGGGGAATACCCTGTAAAGACACTCATAACAGTAACAAATTACCTACCACTGAACGTATAAAAACAAACGAAATTACAACTACAATTTGTATAAATTCTAAAAAGGAAGACGAAaagggaaaagaaaaaaatttacatataaaaaaaaatagtatagaTTTTGACAATTTTAATCAAAGTATATTCAGTATAAATCTCAATGAGAGAAATGaggaagagaaaaataaaaaaaatggtaagGACGATTATCAGAGAACAGATAACATCGATAATGAAAGGAGTAACTATACGGACGGAAATGATGTGGAAGAGGACCCAGGAGAAAGTCATCCTGACAGTTATAGCATTCATGGTACACTTGTTACACATAACGAACATATCAAGCTTACCAAACGGGGAGAGTCTGGCAAATCTGGCGAATCTGGAAAATCTGGAAAATCTGGAGAACCTGACGAACCTGACGAACCTGACCAAAATGACTGTTATGcgataaaaaggaaaaaaggaaaagaagcCCACCACTTGGACGACCACAGCGAGGACTCCTCGGGGTATCTCCTCGATGATgtaagtaatattttaaaaaaaaaaagcaacgAAAAAATGGAGAAGAAAAATAGGTCTACCTATATTTTTCaacacaaaaaaagaataaaagacAGGAAAAcgcaaaaacaaaaaggaaaaaagaataatccTTTAAAaccaaattttttaaaaataaataagacatcaaaagataatattaaaagagCTAGTGTAGCTACTATAATGTTGGAAAACTTTTCTAATAGCGAAATGGACTATAGCAGTGGTTTTTCATGTGATTCTGAGAGGATTAACTCGAATGAATACTAg